From Nocardioides sp. HDW12B, the proteins below share one genomic window:
- the arc gene encoding proteasome ATPase, whose amino-acid sequence MSQADNEESGRTPADWRAQVSYLENEVDDLRRRLVESPGSSRVVEQRLDDTQRSLAAVTAQNERLAQTLREARDQIISLKEEVDRLAQPPAGFGVFLQRNEDDSVDVFTGGRKLRVNVSPSVDLDTVRKGQEVMLNEALNVVAALEFEEVGEVVTLKEVLADGDRALCIANADEERVVRLASPLKDEPLRAGDGLLYDGRSGYVYERIPKSEVEELVLEEVPDIDYNDIGGLFTQIETIRDAVELPYLHPDLFVEHELKPPKGVLLYGPPGCGKTLIAKAVANSLAKKVAAKTGQEGKSYFLNIKGPELLNKYVGETERHIRLVFQRAREKASEGTPVIVFFDEMDSLFRTRGSGVSSDVENTIVPQLLSEIDGVETLENVLVIGASNREDMIDPAILRPGRLDVKIKIERPDAESARDIFSKYLTAHLPLHADDLREFSDDRAACVAGMIQATVERMYTETEENRFLEVTYANGDKEVLYFKDFNSGAMIQNIVDRAKKMAIKDFLDENQKGIRVQHLLQACVDEFKENEDLPNTTNPDDWARISGKKGERIVFIRTLITGKQGTEPGRSIDTVANTGQYL is encoded by the coding sequence ATGTCGCAGGCTGACAACGAGGAATCGGGCCGGACCCCTGCCGACTGGCGAGCCCAGGTCTCCTACCTCGAGAACGAGGTCGACGACCTGCGCCGGCGGCTCGTGGAGTCGCCCGGGTCGTCCCGGGTCGTGGAGCAGCGGCTCGACGACACCCAGCGCTCGCTGGCCGCGGTGACCGCGCAGAACGAGCGGCTGGCCCAGACGCTGCGCGAGGCGCGCGACCAGATCATCTCGCTCAAGGAGGAGGTCGACCGCCTGGCGCAGCCGCCGGCCGGCTTCGGCGTGTTCCTGCAGCGCAACGAGGACGACTCCGTCGACGTGTTCACCGGCGGGCGCAAGCTGCGGGTCAACGTCAGCCCGTCGGTCGACCTCGACACGGTCCGCAAGGGCCAGGAGGTCATGCTCAACGAGGCCCTCAACGTCGTCGCGGCGCTGGAGTTCGAAGAGGTCGGCGAGGTGGTGACCCTCAAGGAGGTGCTCGCCGACGGCGACCGCGCCCTGTGCATCGCCAACGCCGACGAGGAGCGCGTCGTGCGCCTGGCCTCGCCGCTCAAGGACGAGCCGCTGCGCGCCGGCGACGGCCTGCTGTACGACGGCCGCTCGGGCTACGTCTACGAGCGCATCCCGAAGTCGGAGGTCGAGGAGCTGGTCCTCGAGGAGGTCCCCGACATCGACTACAACGACATCGGCGGGCTGTTCACCCAGATCGAGACCATCCGCGACGCCGTCGAGCTGCCCTACCTGCACCCCGACCTGTTCGTGGAGCACGAGCTCAAGCCCCCGAAGGGCGTGCTGCTCTACGGCCCGCCCGGCTGCGGCAAGACGCTGATCGCCAAGGCGGTCGCGAACTCGCTGGCCAAGAAGGTGGCGGCGAAGACGGGCCAAGAGGGCAAGAGCTACTTCCTCAACATCAAGGGCCCCGAGCTGCTCAACAAGTACGTCGGCGAGACCGAGCGCCACATCCGGCTGGTGTTCCAGCGCGCCCGGGAGAAGGCCAGCGAGGGCACGCCCGTCATCGTGTTCTTCGACGAGATGGACTCGCTGTTCCGCACCCGCGGCTCCGGCGTCTCCTCCGACGTGGAGAACACGATCGTCCCGCAGCTGCTCAGCGAGATCGACGGCGTCGAGACCCTGGAGAACGTGCTGGTGATCGGCGCCTCGAACCGCGAGGACATGATCGACCCGGCGATCCTGCGCCCCGGCCGCCTCGACGTGAAGATCAAGATCGAGCGCCCCGACGCGGAGAGCGCGCGCGACATCTTCAGCAAGTACCTCACCGCCCACCTGCCGCTGCACGCCGACGACCTGCGCGAGTTCAGCGACGACCGGGCGGCGTGCGTCGCCGGCATGATCCAGGCCACCGTCGAGCGGATGTACACCGAGACCGAGGAGAACCGCTTCCTCGAGGTGACCTACGCCAACGGCGACAAGGAGGTCCTGTACTTCAAGGACTTCAACTCCGGCGCCATGATCCAGAACATCGTCGACCGCGCGAAGAAGATGGCCATCAAGGACTTCCTCGACGAGAACCAGAAGGGCATCCGGGTGCAGCACCTGCTCCAGGCGTGCGTGGACGAGTTCAAGGAGAACGAGGACCTGCCCAACACGACGAACCCCGACGACTGGGCCCGGATCTCCGGCAAGAAGGGGGAGCGGATCGTCTTCATCCGCACCCTCATCACCGGCAAGCAGGGCACCGAGCCGGGACGGTCCATCGACACGGTCGCCAACACCGGTCAGTACCTCTGA
- the dop gene encoding depupylase/deamidase Dop: MSVRRVMGTETEFGISVQGQPGANPMVASSQVVNAYAGSTLRARRARWDFEEESPLRDARGFDMAREVADASQLTDEDLGLANVILTNGARWYVDHAHPEYSTPECTNPRDVVLWDKAGEVVAQDACRFAAAAPGAVPIVLYKNNTDNKGASYGAHENYLMRRSTPFAAIVRHLTPFFVSRQVVTGAGRVGLGQDGRDADFQVSQRADFFEVEVGLETTLKRPIINTRDEPHADPEKYRRLHVIIGDANLAEVSTYLKVGTTSLVLAMIEDGFVDRDLSVEQPVRALRAVSHDPTLKHLVTLADGRTLTAVQLQMEYLDLARKYVEDRYGSDADTQTVDVLARWESVLTRLETDPMLCARELDWVAKLKLLERYRARDGLDWSDAKLQLVDLQYSDIRPGKGLYNKLVALGEVDRLVTDDEVAEAVHTPPHDTRAYFRGRCLEKYAERIAAASWDSVIFDLPGRESLQRVPTIDPLRGSRAHVGDLLDRCDTAEELFAALTR, translated from the coding sequence ATGAGCGTGCGCCGGGTCATGGGGACCGAGACCGAGTTCGGCATCTCCGTCCAGGGGCAGCCCGGCGCGAACCCGATGGTGGCCTCGTCGCAGGTCGTCAACGCCTACGCCGGGTCCACCCTGCGGGCCCGACGCGCCCGGTGGGACTTCGAGGAGGAGTCGCCGCTGCGTGACGCCCGCGGCTTCGACATGGCGCGCGAGGTCGCCGACGCCTCGCAGCTGACCGACGAGGACCTCGGCCTGGCCAACGTCATCCTCACCAACGGCGCGCGCTGGTACGTCGACCACGCCCACCCGGAGTACAGCACCCCCGAGTGCACGAACCCGCGCGACGTCGTGCTGTGGGACAAGGCCGGCGAGGTCGTCGCCCAGGACGCCTGCCGATTCGCCGCGGCCGCGCCGGGGGCGGTGCCGATCGTGCTCTACAAGAACAACACCGACAACAAGGGGGCCTCCTACGGCGCCCACGAGAACTACCTGATGCGCCGCTCGACCCCGTTCGCGGCCATCGTCCGGCACCTGACGCCGTTCTTCGTCAGCCGCCAGGTCGTCACCGGCGCCGGTCGCGTGGGGCTCGGCCAGGACGGCCGCGACGCCGACTTCCAGGTCTCCCAGCGCGCCGACTTCTTCGAGGTCGAGGTCGGGCTCGAGACGACGCTCAAGCGCCCGATCATCAACACCCGCGACGAGCCGCACGCGGACCCGGAGAAGTACCGCCGGCTCCACGTGATCATCGGCGACGCCAACCTCGCCGAGGTGTCGACGTACCTCAAGGTCGGCACGACCTCCCTGGTGCTCGCCATGATCGAGGACGGCTTCGTCGACCGCGACCTGAGCGTCGAGCAGCCGGTGCGGGCGCTGCGGGCGGTCTCCCACGACCCGACGCTGAAGCACCTGGTGACCCTGGCCGACGGGCGCACCCTGACGGCCGTGCAGCTGCAGATGGAGTACCTCGACCTGGCCCGCAAGTACGTCGAGGACCGCTACGGCTCCGACGCCGACACGCAGACCGTCGACGTGCTGGCCCGCTGGGAGTCGGTGCTCACCCGGCTGGAGACCGACCCGATGCTCTGCGCCCGCGAGCTCGACTGGGTCGCCAAGCTGAAGCTGCTGGAGCGCTACCGGGCCCGGGACGGCCTCGACTGGTCGGACGCCAAGCTGCAGCTCGTCGACCTGCAGTACTCCGACATCCGCCCCGGCAAGGGCCTCTACAACAAGCTCGTCGCCCTCGGCGAGGTCGACCGCCTGGTCACCGACGACGAGGTCGCCGAGGCCGTCCACACCCCGCCGCACGACACCCGCGCCTACTTCCGCGGCCGCTGCCTCGAGAAGTACGCCGAGCGCATCGCGGCGGCGTCGTGGGACTCCGTCATCTTCGACCTGCCCGGCCGGGAGTCGCTCCAGCGCGTGCCGACCATCGACCCGTTGCGCGGCAGCCGCGCCCACGTCGGTGACCTGCTCGACCGCTGCGACACCGCCGAGGAGCTCTTCGCCGCCCTGACCCGCTGA
- a CDS encoding putative protein N(5)-glutamine methyltransferase — MVEQPGDPVVEQRAQRASSRPGDVPTDVPTDVPTVVAALRAAGVVFAEDEAALLLEAATSPADLAARVARRCAGEPLEVVVGWAEFDGRRVPVVPGVFVPRRRSEALVEAADRLVATRAADGVRAGEPVVVLDVCCGTGALGVSLVARLRARGVATDLVLSDLDPAATRAARATVHALGVTGRVVTGDLFDAVPGELRGRVDVLLANVPYVPSDAVALLPREAREHEPRASLDGGGDGLDVLRRVATSAVDWLAPGGHLLTEATEDQAPVAAAVLAHVGTAVSVHHDDDHAVSVVVAAVRDT, encoded by the coding sequence GTGGTCGAGCAGCCAGGCGACCCGGTGGTCGAGCAGCGAGCGCAGCGAGCGTCGTCGAGACCCGGCGACGTGCCCACCGACGTGCCCACCGACGTGCCCACCGTGGTCGCCGCCCTGCGTGCCGCCGGCGTGGTCTTCGCCGAGGACGAGGCGGCCCTCCTGCTCGAGGCGGCGACGAGCCCGGCCGACCTTGCGGCCCGGGTGGCCCGACGGTGCGCCGGCGAGCCGCTCGAGGTCGTCGTCGGCTGGGCGGAGTTCGACGGCCGGCGGGTCCCGGTCGTCCCGGGAGTCTTCGTGCCGCGCCGGCGCAGCGAGGCCCTGGTGGAGGCCGCCGACCGGCTCGTCGCGACCCGGGCGGCGGACGGGGTGCGGGCAGGGGAGCCGGTCGTCGTCCTCGACGTCTGCTGCGGCACCGGCGCCCTGGGGGTGTCGCTCGTCGCGCGGCTGCGCGCCCGCGGCGTCGCGACCGACCTGGTGCTCAGCGACCTGGACCCGGCGGCCACCCGCGCGGCGCGGGCCACGGTGCACGCGCTCGGCGTCACCGGCCGGGTCGTCACCGGCGACCTGTTCGACGCCGTTCCCGGCGAGCTGCGCGGTCGCGTCGACGTGCTGCTGGCGAACGTGCCCTACGTGCCCAGCGACGCGGTGGCGCTGCTGCCCCGCGAGGCACGCGAGCACGAGCCGCGGGCGAGCCTCGACGGCGGGGGCGACGGGCTGGACGTGCTGCGACGGGTCGCGACCTCGGCCGTCGACTGGCTGGCACCGGGGGGCCACCTGCTCACCGAGGCCACCGAGGACCAGGCCCCGGTGGCGGCTGCGGTGCTCGCGCACGTGGGCACGGCGGTCTCGGTGCACCACGACGACGACCACGCCGTGTCGGTGGTGGTGGCGGCCGTGCGCGACACCTGA
- a CDS encoding ubiquitin-like protein Pup, which yields MAQEQKQPKKGTEQDAEVTEATESDVAERKEQLDEDIDAILDEIDEVLESNAEDFVKSFIQKGGQ from the coding sequence ATGGCTCAGGAGCAGAAGCAGCCCAAGAAGGGCACCGAGCAGGACGCCGAGGTCACCGAGGCGACCGAGAGCGACGTCGCCGAGCGCAAGGAACAGCTCGACGAGGACATCGACGCGATCCTCGACGAGATCGACGAGGTGCTGGAGTCCAACGCCGAGGACTTCGTCAAGTCCTTCATCCAGAAGGGCGGCCAGTGA
- the prcB gene encoding proteasome subunit beta produces MSESPSSGQHTRLPAAYLTPGSSSFTDFLAVQAPDLLPSRRPAPATPAAHDLAPHGTTIVAATFTGGVVMAGDRRATMGNVIAQRDIEKVFPADEYSCVGIAGTAGLAVEMVRLFQTELEHYEKIEGSPLSMDGKANRLATLIRSNLGMAMQGLAVVPLFAGFDLAREHGRIFSYDVTGGRYEETAFHSVGSGSMFARGALKKLYRDDLDEDGCVTALVQALYDAADDDSATGGPDMTRRIFPVVGVITASGYRRLPDDDVAAIADRVIGARMQRPDGPAAPLT; encoded by the coding sequence GTGAGCGAGTCCCCCAGCAGCGGCCAGCACACCCGCCTGCCGGCGGCGTACCTCACCCCCGGCTCGTCGTCCTTCACCGACTTCCTCGCCGTCCAGGCGCCCGACCTGCTGCCGTCGCGCCGTCCCGCGCCGGCCACGCCCGCGGCCCACGACCTGGCCCCGCACGGCACCACGATCGTCGCCGCCACCTTCACCGGCGGGGTGGTGATGGCCGGTGACCGTCGCGCCACGATGGGCAACGTCATCGCCCAGCGCGACATCGAGAAGGTCTTCCCCGCCGACGAGTACAGCTGCGTCGGCATCGCCGGCACCGCCGGTCTCGCGGTCGAGATGGTGCGGCTGTTCCAGACCGAGCTCGAGCACTACGAGAAGATCGAGGGCAGCCCGCTGTCCATGGACGGCAAGGCCAACCGGCTCGCGACCCTGATCCGATCCAACCTCGGCATGGCCATGCAGGGCCTCGCCGTGGTGCCGCTGTTCGCCGGCTTCGACCTCGCCCGCGAGCACGGGCGGATCTTCTCCTACGACGTCACCGGCGGCCGCTACGAGGAGACCGCGTTCCACTCGGTCGGCTCCGGCTCCATGTTCGCCCGCGGCGCGCTCAAGAAGCTCTACCGCGACGACCTCGACGAGGACGGCTGCGTGACCGCGCTGGTCCAGGCGCTGTACGACGCCGCCGACGACGACTCGGCCACCGGCGGGCCCGACATGACGCGGCGCATCTTCCCGGTCGTGGGGGTCATCACGGCCTCCGGCTACCGACGGCTGCCCGACGACGACGTCGCCGCGATCGCCGACCGCGTGATCGGGGCCCGCATGCAGCGCCCCGACGGCCCCGCCGCCCCGCTGACGTGA
- the prcA gene encoding proteasome subunit alpha, translating to MSMPFYVSPEQLMKDRADFARKGIARGRSVVVLQYADGILFVSENPSAALHKISEIYDRIAFAAVGRYNEFENLRIAGVRLADMRGYSYDRQDVTGRALANAYAQTLGAIFSHGSEKPYEVEIFVGEVGDAVADDQIYRLTYDGQVADEQGFAAMGGSAEAVTTHLREAYRPGLTLAEALELTVTALGSSDSGTSRDLAVESLEAAVLDRSRAQQRKFKRLSEDDLRRLLPAAGAPGTAGTDAQPAAPAAPADDAPLAPPES from the coding sequence ATGAGCATGCCGTTCTACGTCTCGCCCGAGCAGCTGATGAAGGACCGGGCCGACTTCGCGCGCAAGGGCATCGCCCGCGGCCGCAGCGTCGTCGTGCTGCAGTACGCCGACGGCATCCTCTTCGTCTCCGAGAACCCCTCGGCGGCGCTGCACAAGATCAGCGAGATCTACGACCGGATCGCGTTCGCCGCGGTGGGTCGCTACAACGAGTTCGAGAACCTGCGCATCGCCGGCGTGCGGCTGGCCGACATGCGCGGCTACTCCTACGACCGCCAGGACGTGACCGGCCGCGCGCTGGCCAACGCCTACGCCCAGACGCTCGGGGCGATCTTCTCCCACGGCAGCGAGAAGCCCTACGAGGTGGAGATCTTCGTCGGCGAGGTGGGCGACGCGGTCGCCGACGACCAGATCTACCGGCTGACCTACGACGGCCAGGTGGCCGACGAGCAGGGGTTCGCCGCCATGGGTGGCTCCGCGGAGGCGGTGACCACGCACCTGCGGGAGGCCTACCGGCCCGGGCTGACCCTGGCCGAGGCCCTCGAGCTGACCGTGACGGCCCTCGGCAGCAGCGACTCCGGCACGTCGCGCGACCTCGCCGTCGAGTCGCTCGAGGCGGCCGTGCTGGACCGCTCCCGCGCGCAGCAGCGGAAGTTCAAGCGTCTCAGCGAGGACGACCTGCGGCGGCTGCTCCCCGCAGCCGGGGCACCCGGGACGGCCGGGACGGACGCGCAGCCCGCGGCGCCGGCGGCTCCCGCCGACGACGCCCCGCTGGCCCCGCCCGAGAGCTGA
- the pafA gene encoding Pup--protein ligase produces MDRRIFGIENEYGVTCTFRGQRRLSPDEVARYLFRKVVSWGRSSNVFLRNGARLYLDVGSHPEYATPECDDIADLVAHDKAGERVLEGLLVDAERRLRDEGIEGDVYLFKNNTDSAGNSYGCHENYLVGRHGEFSKLADVLIPFLVTRQIVCGAGKVIQTPRGAMYSVSQRAEHIWEGVSSATTRSRPIINTRDEPHADAERYRRLHVIVGDSNMSETTTMLKVASCDLVLRMIEEGVVMRDLTLENPIRAIREISHDMTGRRKVRLANGREASALDIQHEYFSRARDFVDRRELRTPVIDRSLDLWERGLKAVESDDLGLVERELDWVIKWRLIERYRAQNGLPLSHARVAQLDLAYHDIHRNRGLFYLLQNRGAVARVTDDLTVFEAKTRPPQTTRARLRGEFIKRAQERRRDFTVDWVHLKLNDQAQRTVLCKDPFRSHDERVHKLIEGM; encoded by the coding sequence GTGGACCGACGGATCTTCGGGATCGAGAACGAGTACGGCGTCACGTGCACGTTCCGGGGACAGCGACGCCTGTCGCCCGACGAGGTGGCGCGCTACCTCTTCCGCAAGGTCGTGTCCTGGGGCCGGTCCTCCAACGTCTTCCTGCGCAACGGCGCCCGGCTCTACCTCGACGTCGGCAGCCACCCTGAGTACGCCACCCCCGAGTGCGACGACATCGCCGACCTCGTGGCGCACGACAAGGCGGGGGAGCGGGTCCTCGAGGGGCTGCTGGTCGACGCCGAGCGGCGGCTGCGCGACGAGGGCATCGAGGGCGACGTCTACCTGTTCAAGAACAACACGGACTCGGCGGGCAACTCCTACGGCTGCCACGAGAACTACCTCGTCGGCCGGCACGGCGAGTTCTCCAAGCTCGCCGACGTGCTCATCCCGTTCCTGGTCACCCGGCAGATCGTCTGCGGCGCCGGCAAGGTCATCCAGACCCCCCGGGGTGCGATGTACTCGGTCTCCCAGCGTGCCGAGCACATCTGGGAGGGCGTCTCCAGCGCCACGACGCGCAGCCGACCGATCATCAACACCCGCGACGAGCCGCACGCCGACGCCGAGCGCTACCGCCGGCTGCACGTGATCGTCGGCGACTCGAACATGTCGGAGACCACGACCATGCTCAAGGTCGCCTCCTGCGACCTGGTGCTGCGCATGATCGAGGAGGGCGTGGTCATGCGCGACCTCACCCTGGAGAACCCGATCCGCGCGATCCGTGAGATCTCCCACGACATGACCGGGCGCCGCAAGGTCCGCCTGGCCAACGGCCGCGAGGCCAGCGCCCTGGACATCCAGCACGAGTACTTCTCCCGGGCCCGCGACTTCGTCGACCGCCGTGAGCTCCGCACCCCGGTCATCGACCGGTCCCTCGACCTGTGGGAGCGCGGCCTGAAGGCGGTCGAGTCCGACGACCTCGGCCTGGTCGAGCGGGAGCTGGACTGGGTCATCAAGTGGCGGCTCATCGAGCGCTACCGCGCCCAGAACGGCCTGCCCCTGAGCCACGCCCGGGTGGCCCAGCTCGACCTCGCCTACCACGACATCCACCGCAACCGCGGGCTGTTCTACCTGCTGCAGAACCGCGGCGCGGTCGCGCGCGTCACCGACGACCTCACCGTCTTCGAGGCCAAGACCCGCCCCCCGCAGACCACCCGGGCCCGGCTGCGTGGCGAGTTCATCAAGCGGGCGCAGGAGCGTCGCCGCGACTTCACCGTCGACTGGGTGCACCTCAAGCTCAACGACCAGGCCCAGCGCACCGTGCTCTGCAAGGACCCGTTCCGGTCCCACGACGAGCGTGTGCACAAGCTGATCGAGGGCATGTAG
- a CDS encoding FKBP-type peptidyl-prolyl cis-trans isomerase, whose translation MHRRTVAVPAALLLISGLAACGSDDSTAEESAGSGTGPISGLEVTGDFGKEATVTVDGLDVKEAETDVVIEGDGAEVAEDTALKYRFAVAKGADGAEVLSNFTQPEPESLTVSEQPPAIKDAIEGTTIGSRVVLAAPVADVLGEQGAPQAGLAPEDDVVFVFDLIEEAAQPLSGPEGEAVDPPADAPTIVEEDGAVTGLDFSDAPEDDPTELQVIPLVEGEGEKIAEGDTITVNYLGSKWGEGNEPFDNSYERGEPTEFPLSPGGLIDGWVEGLEGVAVGSRVMLIIPPELGYGEQGNPDIEVTGDDTLVFVIDVLGANL comes from the coding sequence ATGCATCGCCGTACCGTCGCCGTCCCGGCGGCCCTCCTGCTCATCTCCGGGCTCGCCGCCTGCGGCTCGGACGACAGCACGGCCGAGGAGAGCGCCGGGAGCGGCACCGGCCCGATCAGCGGCCTGGAGGTCACCGGCGACTTCGGCAAGGAGGCGACGGTGACCGTCGACGGGCTCGACGTCAAGGAGGCCGAGACCGACGTCGTCATCGAGGGCGACGGCGCCGAGGTGGCCGAGGACACCGCGCTGAAGTACCGCTTCGCGGTCGCCAAGGGCGCCGACGGCGCCGAGGTGCTGAGCAACTTCACCCAGCCCGAGCCCGAGTCGCTGACCGTCTCGGAGCAGCCGCCCGCCATCAAGGACGCCATCGAGGGCACCACGATCGGCAGCCGCGTCGTGCTGGCCGCCCCGGTCGCCGACGTGCTCGGCGAGCAGGGCGCGCCGCAGGCCGGCCTGGCCCCCGAGGACGACGTCGTCTTCGTCTTCGACCTCATCGAGGAGGCGGCCCAGCCGCTGTCCGGCCCCGAGGGCGAGGCCGTCGACCCGCCCGCCGACGCGCCGACGATCGTCGAGGAGGACGGCGCCGTCACCGGCCTGGACTTCTCCGACGCACCCGAGGACGACCCCACCGAGCTCCAGGTCATCCCGCTCGTGGAGGGCGAGGGCGAGAAGATCGCCGAGGGCGACACCATCACCGTGAACTACCTCGGCAGCAAGTGGGGCGAGGGCAACGAGCCTTTCGACAACTCCTACGAGCGTGGCGAGCCGACCGAGTTCCCGCTGTCTCCCGGCGGCCTCATCGACGGCTGGGTCGAGGGTCTCGAGGGCGTCGCGGTCGGCAGCCGGGTCATGCTGATCATCCCACCGGAGCTCGGGTACGGCGAGCAGGGCAACCCCGACATCGAGGTGACCGGCGACGACACCCTCGTCTTCGTCATCGACGTGCTGGGAGCGAACCTCTGA
- a CDS encoding WYL domain-containing protein has protein sequence MNLLITLLVSRGYVTKAKLRELIPDYRASSSVEAFDKMFERDKDDLRALGVPIETGGNDPRFDDEHGYRVNRDAFELPEITLAPDEAAVLGLAARVWQQAGLAAATSDALLKLRAGGVEIDRELLDVVRPHAAPDEPAFEPFWQAVSTRTTVRFGYRKAADPAATTRTLQPWGIVSYRSRWYVVGRDVERDAPRLFRLSRVTTAVQLVGEPRAFEVPEGTDLRSLTTALAPVPETRDRTAVVRVRPGRAVALRHDRDAEVVGPTVDGWDTVRLRFGHVGGTAETMAAYGPDVVVDAPEDLRAAVRELLAAVVRSA, from the coding sequence ATGAACCTTCTCATCACGCTGCTCGTCTCCCGCGGCTACGTCACCAAGGCCAAGCTGCGTGAGCTGATCCCGGACTACCGCGCGTCGTCGTCGGTCGAGGCCTTCGACAAGATGTTCGAGCGCGACAAGGACGACCTGCGCGCGCTCGGCGTCCCGATCGAGACCGGGGGCAACGATCCCCGCTTCGACGACGAGCACGGCTACCGGGTGAACCGGGACGCCTTCGAGCTGCCCGAGATCACCCTTGCCCCCGACGAGGCGGCGGTGCTCGGGCTCGCGGCCCGGGTCTGGCAGCAGGCCGGTCTCGCGGCCGCCACCTCCGACGCCCTGCTGAAGCTGCGGGCCGGCGGGGTCGAGATCGACCGGGAGCTGCTCGACGTCGTCCGTCCGCACGCCGCACCGGACGAGCCCGCGTTCGAGCCCTTCTGGCAGGCGGTCTCGACCCGCACGACCGTCCGCTTCGGCTACCGCAAGGCCGCGGACCCCGCCGCCACCACCCGCACCCTGCAGCCCTGGGGGATCGTGTCCTACCGGTCGCGGTGGTACGTCGTGGGACGTGACGTCGAGCGCGACGCTCCCCGCCTGTTCCGGCTGTCCCGGGTCACCACCGCGGTGCAGCTGGTGGGGGAGCCCCGCGCCTTCGAGGTGCCCGAGGGCACCGACCTCAGGTCCCTGACGACCGCGCTGGCCCCGGTGCCCGAGACCCGCGACCGCACGGCGGTCGTCCGGGTCCGACCGGGACGCGCGGTGGCGCTGCGTCACGACCGCGACGCCGAGGTCGTCGGTCCCACGGTCGACGGGTGGGACACCGTGCGGCTGCGCTTCGGTCACGTCGGCGGCACGGCCGAGACGATGGCGGCGTACGGCCCCGACGTCGTCGTCGACGCCCCCGAGGACCTCCGCGCCGCCGTGCGCGAGCTGCTGGCGGCCGTCGTGAGGTCGGCGTGA
- a CDS encoding WYL domain-containing protein, with protein sequence MSAPATGASAQVTRLLALVPYLQGRGEISVSAAAEEFGVSTATIRRDIGVLMFCGLPGLGMGDLIEVDFDALEGDDVIRLSNADYLARPLRLDSTEAAALVVGLRTLLDTTSETEREVVARTLAKVEDAAGEAARVAHQVQLHPSRPSEDPAVADAVQRALAVRHRLRLTHASVVRDELTTRDVDPIALSTAGGHTYLDAWCHLAQDQRLFRLDRVVTAEVLDTPVGEGARRRPRDLSDGLFRPAPEARTAMLRLTPAARWVAEYYPVESAEEVGDGTLLVALRFDDPAWLLRLVLRLGGAATVLEPSELAQQVTATAQRALSNYR encoded by the coding sequence GTGAGCGCGCCAGCGACGGGCGCGTCCGCCCAGGTCACCCGGCTCCTGGCGCTCGTGCCCTACCTCCAGGGGCGCGGTGAGATCTCCGTGTCGGCCGCGGCGGAGGAGTTCGGCGTCAGCACCGCGACCATCCGCCGCGACATCGGGGTGCTGATGTTCTGCGGCCTGCCCGGGCTGGGCATGGGTGACCTCATCGAGGTGGACTTCGACGCCCTCGAGGGCGACGACGTGATCCGGCTGAGCAACGCCGACTACCTCGCGCGCCCGCTGCGCCTCGACAGCACCGAGGCCGCCGCCCTGGTGGTGGGGCTGCGGACGCTGCTCGACACCACCAGCGAGACCGAGCGGGAGGTCGTGGCCCGGACCCTGGCCAAGGTCGAGGACGCGGCCGGTGAGGCCGCCCGGGTCGCCCACCAGGTCCAGCTCCACCCCAGCCGGCCGTCCGAGGACCCGGCGGTCGCCGACGCCGTGCAGCGCGCGCTCGCCGTGCGTCACCGCCTGCGGCTCACCCACGCCTCGGTGGTGCGCGACGAGCTCACCACCCGAGACGTCGACCCGATCGCGCTGTCCACGGCAGGCGGGCACACCTACCTCGACGCGTGGTGCCACCTCGCGCAGGACCAGCGTCTCTTCCGCCTCGACCGGGTCGTCACGGCCGAGGTGCTCGACACGCCCGTCGGCGAAGGCGCTCGGCGGCGCCCCCGCGACCTGTCCGACGGGCTGTTCCGCCCGGCCCCCGAGGCGCGGACGGCGATGCTGCGGCTGACCCCGGCCGCGCGCTGGGTGGCGGAGTACTACCCGGTCGAGAGCGCCGAGGAGGTCGGCGACGGCACCCTGCTGGTCGCGCTGCGGTTCGACGACCCCGCGTGGCTGCTGCGGCTGGTGCTGCGGCTGGGAGGCGCGGCCACCGTGCTGGAGCCCTCCGAGCTGGCCCAGCAGGTCACCGCGACCGCACAGAGGGCGCTCAGCAATTACCGATGA
- the tatA gene encoding Sec-independent protein translocase subunit TatA, which produces MGLGPTEIILVILVIVLLFGAKKLPELARGSGRALRIFKAETKGLLDDDDESTKTEEQKQIDAQRAETIRYEQPSHQPGQPGQTGPTAGPSGAPGPEPR; this is translated from the coding sequence ATGGGTCTAGGACCGACCGAGATCATCCTCGTCATCCTCGTCATCGTGCTGCTGTTCGGCGCCAAGAAGCTCCCGGAGCTCGCGCGCGGCAGCGGCCGTGCGCTGCGCATCTTCAAGGCCGAGACCAAGGGCCTGCTCGACGATGACGACGAGTCGACGAAGACCGAGGAGCAGAAGCAGATCGACGCCCAGCGCGCCGAGACGATCCGCTACGAGCAGCCCTCCCACCAGCCGGGGCAGCCGGGTCAGACCGGTCCCACCGCCGGCCCCTCGGGTGCCCCCGGCCCCGAGCCGCGCTGA